From a region of the Nonlabens sp. Hel1_33_55 genome:
- the rplA gene encoding 50S ribosomal protein L1, producing MAKLTKKQKETNAKIDKSTTYSVAEASKLVKEVSNVNFDASVDLAVRLNVDPRKANQMVRGVVTLPHGTGKDVKVLALVTPDKAAEAEAAGADYVGLDEYLEKIKGGWTDVDVIITMPSVMGKLGPLGRVLGPRGLMPNPKTGTVTMDVAKAVSDVKAGKIDFKVDKTGIIHASVGKASFEAEKIAGNARELINTLVKLKPTTSKGIYIKSIYMSSTMSPSIQIDTKRFATDD from the coding sequence ATGGCAAAATTGACAAAAAAACAAAAGGAAACTAACGCTAAAATTGATAAGTCTACGACTTACTCAGTTGCGGAAGCTTCTAAGTTAGTAAAGGAAGTATCAAATGTAAATTTTGATGCATCTGTTGATCTAGCGGTTCGTCTTAACGTGGATCCACGTAAGGCTAATCAAATGGTTAGAGGTGTTGTGACTCTTCCACATGGTACTGGTAAGGATGTGAAAGTTCTTGCTTTAGTAACTCCAGACAAAGCCGCAGAGGCTGAAGCTGCAGGAGCTGACTATGTAGGACTTGATGAATACCTTGAGAAAATCAAAGGTGGATGGACTGATGTAGATGTGATTATTACCATGCCTAGTGTAATGGGTAAGTTGGGACCATTGGGACGCGTATTGGGTCCTAGAGGTTTGATGCCTAATCCTAAGACGGGTACGGTTACAATGGATGTAGCAAAAGCTGTATCTGATGTAAAAGCTGGTAAAATCGACTTTAAAGTTGATAAAACTGGTATTATTCACGCATCAGTAGGAAAAGCTTCTTTTGAAGCAGAGAAGATTGCAGGTAATGCAAGAGAATTAATCAACACGTTAGTCAAGTTAAAACCAACGACGTCTAAGGGAATATATATCAAAAGTATATATATGTCTAGTACTATGAGTCCTAGCATCCAGATAGACACGAAGCGTTTTGCAACAGACGACTAA
- the rplJ gene encoding 50S ribosomal protein L10, protein MTREEKATVIKDLTATLGGSSTIYLADISGLNASDTSNLRRACFKANVSLSVVKNTLLAKAMEASDKDFGELPELLKGNTSIMLSEVANAPAKVIENFRKKSAKPVLKGAYIEEAIYVGDDKIETLSNIKSKEEMIGEIIGLLQSPAKNVVSALKSSGGKLAGILKTLSEK, encoded by the coding sequence ATGACAAGAGAAGAAAAAGCAACTGTTATAAAGGATTTGACTGCAACGTTGGGTGGTAGCTCTACTATTTACTTAGCAGACATCTCTGGACTAAACGCATCAGATACATCAAATCTACGTAGAGCTTGTTTCAAAGCTAACGTTAGTCTTTCAGTAGTGAAGAATACTTTGCTTGCAAAAGCAATGGAAGCTTCAGATAAAGACTTTGGAGAGCTTCCAGAGTTGTTGAAAGGAAATACATCAATAATGCTTTCAGAGGTTGCTAACGCACCGGCTAAGGTTATTGAAAACTTCAGAAAGAAGTCGGCTAAGCCGGTTCTTAAAGGAGCATATATTGAGGAGGCGATTTACGTAGGTGACGATAAAATAGAGACCCTAAGTAATATCAAATCTAAAGAAGAAATGATTGGTGAAATCATTGGTCTTCTTCAGAGTCCAGCTAAAAATGTTGTTTCTGCACTTAAATCAAGTGGTGGTAAACTTGCTGGAATTCTTAAAACGCTATCTGAGAAGTAG
- the rplL gene encoding 50S ribosomal protein L7/L12 — MADLKDFAEQLVNLTVKEVNELATILKDEYGIEPAAAAVAMAGPAAGGGEAAEEQTEFDVILTAPGGAKLAVVKLVKELTGAGLKDAKELVDNAPSPIKEGVSKDEAEALKAQLEEAGAEVELK, encoded by the coding sequence ATGGCAGATTTAAAAGATTTCGCAGAACAGTTAGTTAACCTTACTGTGAAAGAAGTAAACGAATTAGCGACTATACTTAAAGATGAGTATGGAATCGAACCAGCAGCAGCGGCAGTTGCAATGGCTGGACCAGCTGCAGGTGGCGGAGAAGCTGCTGAAGAGCAAACTGAATTTGATGTAATCCTTACAGCTCCAGGTGGCGCTAAGCTTGCTGTAGTTAAACTTGTAAAAGAACTTACAGGAGCAGGATTGAAAGATGCAAAAGAACTTGTTGACAATGCACCATCTCCAATCAAGGAAGGTGTATCTAAAGACGAGGCAGAAGCACTTAAGGCTCAGCTAGAAGAAGCTGGTGCTGAGGTTGAGTTGAAGTAA
- the rpoB gene encoding DNA-directed RNA polymerase subunit beta, whose product MLATNTERINFSTVNSKAEYPDLLDIQIKSFQDFFQLETKSDRREVEGLYNTFMENFPITDTRNQFVLEFLDYFVDPPRYSIQECIERGLTYSVPLKSRLKLYCTDPEHEDFETIVQDVYLGTIPYMTSSGTFVINGAERVVVSQLHRSPGVFFGQSFHANGTKLYSARVIPFKGSWIEFATDINSVMYAYIDRKKKLPVTTLFRAIGFERDKDILGIFDLAEEVKASKTGLKKYLGRKLAARVLKTWHEDFVDEDTGEVVSIERNEIVLDRDTILEKQHIDEIMESQAKTILLHKEDNLSADYAIIHNTLQKDPTNSEKEAVEHIYRQLRNAEPPDEETARGIIDKLFFSDQRYNLGEVGRYRMNKKLGLDIAMDKQVLTKEDIITIIKHLIMLINSKAEIDDIDHLSNRRVRTVGEQLSSQFGVGLARMARTIRERMNVRDNEVFTPIDLINAKTLSSVINSFFGTNQLSQFMDQTNPLAEITHKRRLSALGPGGLSRERAGFEVRDVHYTHYGRLCPIETPEGPNIGLISSLAVFAKVNNMGFIETPYRTVKDGVVNLKDDPIYLSAEEEEGMHIAQANLPLKNGKITADNVIARMEGDFPVVDPKEVVYADVAPNQIASISASLIPFLEHDDANRALMGSNMMRQAVPLLRVDAPIVGTGLERQVATDSRVLINAEGDGTVVYVDAQKIVIEYDRTDREKLVSFEPDETSYNLIKFRKTNQGTSITLKPIVQKGDRVSKGQVLCQGYATEAGELALGRNMKVAFMPWKGYNFEDAIVISEKVVREDIFTSIHVDEYSLDVRDTKLGNEELTPDIPNVSEEATANLDENGMIRIGAEVEPGDILIGKITPKGESDPTPEEKLLRAIFGDKAGDVKDASLKASPSLRGVVIDKKLFSRAVKDKKKRVQDKEDIARLEQEYQAKFDDLKSRLVEKLFEIVSGKTSQGVFNDLGEEVLPKGKKYTLKMLNSVDDFTHLVSGTWTTTQETNDIVADLLHNYKIKENDLQGSLRREKFTISVGDELPAGIIKLAKVYVAKKRKLKVGDKMAGRHGNKGIVARIVRAEDMPFLEDGTPVDIVLNPLGVPSRMNIGQIYETVLGWAGEKLGKNFATPIFDGATLDQINEYTDEAGIPRFGHTYLYDGGTGERFDQPATVGIIYMLKLGHMVDDKMHARSIGPYSLITQQPLGGKAQFGGQRFGEMEVWALEAYGASSTLREILTVKSDDVVGRAKTYEAIVKGEPMPEPGLPESFNVLMHELKGLGLDLRLED is encoded by the coding sequence ATGCTAGCAACAAACACAGAAAGAATTAATTTTTCAACGGTAAATTCTAAGGCAGAGTATCCTGATCTGCTGGATATACAAATCAAATCGTTTCAGGATTTCTTTCAATTAGAAACTAAATCTGATAGACGAGAAGTTGAAGGTCTTTACAACACCTTCATGGAAAACTTTCCTATTACTGATACGCGCAACCAGTTCGTGTTAGAGTTTTTGGACTACTTTGTAGATCCACCACGTTACTCGATCCAAGAATGTATCGAGCGTGGACTTACCTACAGCGTGCCACTTAAATCACGCCTTAAATTATATTGTACTGATCCAGAACATGAGGATTTTGAAACAATCGTTCAGGATGTTTATTTAGGAACTATTCCTTACATGACATCATCTGGTACTTTCGTTATCAATGGTGCAGAACGTGTAGTTGTATCACAACTTCACAGATCACCAGGTGTATTCTTTGGACAGTCATTCCATGCAAATGGAACAAAATTATATTCAGCTCGTGTTATTCCTTTCAAAGGATCATGGATTGAATTTGCTACGGATATCAATAGCGTTATGTACGCTTACATTGACCGTAAGAAAAAATTACCTGTAACTACACTTTTCCGTGCTATTGGATTTGAAAGAGACAAGGATATCCTTGGAATCTTTGACCTTGCCGAAGAAGTGAAAGCGAGCAAGACAGGACTCAAGAAATACCTTGGTCGTAAGCTTGCTGCCCGTGTTTTGAAAACATGGCATGAAGACTTCGTTGATGAAGATACAGGTGAGGTTGTTTCCATTGAGCGTAACGAGATTGTTTTAGATCGCGATACGATTTTGGAAAAACAACATATTGATGAGATCATGGAATCCCAGGCAAAAACCATTCTTCTTCACAAAGAAGATAATCTGTCTGCAGATTATGCGATTATTCACAACACACTACAAAAAGACCCTACCAATTCTGAAAAAGAAGCAGTAGAACATATTTATAGACAATTACGTAACGCTGAGCCGCCCGATGAAGAAACCGCTCGCGGTATCATCGACAAATTATTCTTCTCTGACCAGAGGTATAATTTAGGTGAAGTTGGTCGTTACAGAATGAACAAGAAGTTAGGTCTTGATATAGCCATGGATAAGCAAGTGCTTACTAAGGAAGATATCATCACTATCATCAAGCATTTGATCATGTTGATCAACTCTAAAGCAGAGATTGATGATATTGACCACCTTTCTAATCGTCGTGTACGTACGGTAGGTGAGCAATTGAGTTCACAATTTGGTGTTGGTCTTGCTCGTATGGCAAGAACAATTAGAGAAAGAATGAACGTTAGGGACAATGAGGTGTTTACACCTATTGACCTAATCAACGCAAAGACGTTGTCTTCTGTAATTAATTCATTCTTCGGTACGAACCAGTTATCTCAGTTTATGGATCAAACCAATCCATTAGCAGAGATTACTCACAAGCGCCGTCTATCGGCTCTTGGACCAGGTGGACTTTCACGTGAAAGAGCTGGATTTGAGGTTCGTGATGTACACTATACGCACTACGGTCGTTTATGTCCAATTGAAACTCCTGAAGGACCAAATATTGGTTTGATTTCTTCGCTTGCAGTTTTCGCGAAAGTGAACAACATGGGATTCATTGAAACTCCATATAGAACTGTAAAAGACGGTGTGGTAAATCTTAAGGATGATCCTATCTATCTAAGTGCTGAAGAGGAGGAAGGAATGCACATCGCTCAGGCTAACTTGCCATTGAAAAACGGTAAGATTACTGCTGACAATGTAATTGCACGTATGGAAGGTGACTTCCCAGTTGTAGATCCTAAAGAAGTGGTTTATGCAGACGTTGCACCTAACCAGATTGCATCTATATCTGCATCTTTGATTCCTTTCTTGGAGCATGATGATGCAAACCGTGCACTGATGGGATCTAACATGATGCGTCAAGCTGTGCCGTTGTTGAGAGTTGATGCTCCTATTGTAGGAACAGGACTTGAACGTCAGGTAGCTACAGATTCAAGAGTATTAATTAATGCAGAAGGTGACGGTACCGTTGTTTATGTAGATGCTCAAAAAATTGTTATTGAGTACGATAGAACTGATCGTGAAAAGTTAGTAAGCTTTGAGCCAGATGAAACGAGTTATAACTTGATCAAATTCCGTAAGACGAATCAAGGTACTTCAATTACATTGAAGCCAATTGTACAGAAAGGCGACCGTGTAAGTAAAGGACAAGTACTTTGTCAAGGTTATGCAACTGAAGCTGGTGAATTAGCACTAGGTCGTAACATGAAAGTGGCATTTATGCCATGGAAAGGATACAACTTTGAGGATGCGATTGTAATTTCTGAGAAAGTAGTTCGTGAAGATATCTTTACTTCTATTCACGTAGATGAGTACTCTCTAGATGTTAGAGATACTAAACTAGGTAATGAAGAATTGACTCCAGATATACCTAACGTTTCTGAAGAAGCTACTGCAAATCTTGATGAGAACGGTATGATCCGCATCGGTGCAGAAGTTGAGCCTGGAGATATATTGATTGGTAAGATTACTCCTAAAGGAGAATCAGACCCAACACCAGAAGAAAAACTTCTTAGAGCCATCTTTGGAGATAAAGCAGGTGATGTAAAAGACGCTTCATTGAAAGCTTCTCCATCATTGCGTGGTGTTGTAATTGATAAGAAACTTTTCTCTCGTGCTGTAAAGGACAAGAAGAAAAGAGTACAGGATAAAGAAGATATCGCAAGATTAGAACAAGAGTATCAAGCTAAATTTGATGATCTTAAATCAAGACTTGTTGAGAAGCTTTTTGAAATAGTGAGCGGTAAAACATCACAAGGTGTATTCAATGACTTGGGAGAAGAAGTTCTTCCTAAAGGCAAGAAATACACGTTGAAAATGTTGAACTCTGTAGATGACTTTACTCACTTAGTTTCTGGTACGTGGACAACCACGCAAGAAACTAATGATATCGTTGCAGATTTACTTCACAACTATAAGATTAAGGAAAATGACCTTCAAGGTTCATTGAGACGCGAGAAGTTTACCATCTCTGTAGGTGATGAGCTTCCAGCTGGAATTATCAAACTTGCCAAAGTTTATGTTGCTAAGAAACGTAAGCTTAAAGTAGGTGATAAGATGGCAGGACGTCACGGTAACAAAGGTATCGTTGCTCGTATTGTACGTGCAGAGGATATGCCATTCCTTGAGGATGGAACTCCAGTAGATATCGTATTGAATCCGCTAGGTGTACCATCTCGTATGAACATCGGGCAGATTTATGAGACCGTTCTAGGATGGGCTGGTGAGAAGCTTGGTAAGAATTTTGCAACACCTATTTTCGATGGTGCGACTCTTGATCAAATCAATGAGTACACTGATGAGGCAGGAATCCCAAGATTTGGTCACACATACCTTTACGATGGTGGTACAGGTGAGCGTTTTGATCAACCAGCAACGGTTGGTATCATTTACATGTTGAAATTAGGACACATGGTAGATGACAAGATGCACGCACGTTCAATCGGGCCATATTCATTGATTACCCAGCAGCCACTAGGTGGTAAAGCACAATTTGGTGGTCAGCGATTTGGTGAGATGGAGGTTTGGGCACTTGAGGCCTATGGAGCATCCAGCACGCTTAGAGAGATCTTGACCGTTAAGTCTGATGACGTTGTAGGACGTGCTAAGACTTACGAGGCGATCGTGAAAGGTGAGCCTATGCCAGAACCAGGACTTCCTGAGTCGTTTAATGTATTGATGCACGAGTTGAAAGGTCTAGGATTAGATCTAAGACTCGAGGATTAA
- the rpoC gene encoding DNA-directed RNA polymerase subunit beta' — protein sequence MARYNETQTQKKFSKISIGLASPESILAESRGEVLKPETINYRTHKPERDGLFCERIFGPVKDYECACGKYKRIRYKGIVCDRCGVEVTEKKVRRDRIGHINLVVPVAHIWYFRSLPNKIGYLLGLPSKKLDMIIYYERYVVIQAGIAKNEDGEELQKLDFLTEEEYLNILDTLPQENMYLDDSDPNKFIAKMGAECLIDLLQRIDLETLSYDLRHKANNETSKQRKMEALKRLQVVQALKESNENRENNPEWMIMKVVPVIPPELRPLVPLDGGRFATSDLNDLYRRVIIRNNRLKRLMEIKAPEVILRNEKRMLQEAVDSLLDNTRKSSAVKTDSNRPLKSLSDSLKGKQGRFRQNLLGKRVDYSARSVIVVGPELKLFECGIPKDMAAELYKPFVIRKLIERGIVKTVKSAKKIIDKKEPVVWDILENVLKGHPVMLNRAPTLHRLGIQAFQPKLIEGKAIQLHPLVCTAFNADFDGDQMAVHLPLGPEAILECQLLMLASHNILNPANGSPIAVPSQDMVLGLYYMTKLRRSEGDHIVKGEGLTFYGPEELVIAFNEKRVDINAPVKCRINLLQPDGSFKAEIIETTAGRVIFNEKVPNEAGYINEVLTKKALRDIIGDILKVTDVPRTAAFLDEIKDLGYGFAFRGGLSFSLGDIMIPAEKQSMIDAANKKVDTIRGNYGMGLITQNERYNQVIDVWTATNAQLTELSMKNIREDQQGFNSVYMMLDSGARGSKEQIRQLTGMRGLMAKPKKSNSGGGEIIENPILSNFKEGLSILEYFISTHGARKGLADTALKTADAGYLTRRLHDVAQDVIVNTVDCETLRGIDVSALKKNEEVMERLGARVVGRTALNDVIDPASQDVLVAAGDLITNDIADQIDASGLESVEVRSPLTCEADKGVCAKCYGRNLATNRMVMRGEAVGVIAAQSIGEPGTQLTLRTFHVGGVAGNVSEENTIVAKNDGILEIEDIKTVKGESSDGKPVEVVISRTAESKLLHPKTGILLNSNNIPYGSELYAKVGSAVKKGDLIAKWDAFNGVIISEFAGKIKFENIIQGTTFQVETDEQTGYEEKVISDSRDKKLIPTLHIVDSKGETQISYNLPVGAHLMVNDDEKIKVGKVLVKIPRKSAKAGDITGGLPRVTELFEARNPSNPAVVSEIDGVVSFGKIKRGNREIIVTSKTDEVKKYLVKLSNQILVQENDYVRAGMPLSDGSITPKDILAIKGPSAVQQYLVNEVQEVYRLQGVKINDKHFEVVVRQMLRKVKIVDPGDGVFLENQLVHKEDFIKENDNLYGMKVVENAGDSATLKEGQVITPRQLRDENSILKREDKVLVEARDVEPATAEPVLQGITRASLQTKSFISAASFQETTKVLNEAAVSGKVDTLEGLKENVIVGHRIPAGTGMRNYDDIIVGSKEEFEKLLQRRDEPQVNYN from the coding sequence ATGGCTAGATATAACGAAACCCAAACGCAGAAGAAATTTTCTAAGATTTCCATCGGACTTGCTTCTCCAGAATCCATTCTGGCAGAGTCAAGAGGTGAGGTCTTGAAACCTGAAACGATTAACTATCGTACCCACAAACCGGAGAGAGACGGTTTGTTCTGCGAGCGCATCTTTGGTCCTGTAAAGGATTATGAGTGTGCGTGTGGTAAATACAAAAGAATCCGATACAAAGGAATCGTTTGTGATCGATGTGGTGTAGAGGTAACTGAAAAGAAAGTGAGACGTGACCGTATAGGACACATCAATCTTGTGGTTCCTGTAGCACACATCTGGTATTTCCGTAGTTTGCCTAACAAAATAGGTTACCTATTAGGATTGCCATCTAAGAAACTGGACATGATCATTTACTACGAGAGATACGTAGTAATTCAAGCCGGTATCGCAAAGAATGAAGATGGTGAGGAATTACAAAAATTGGATTTCCTTACTGAAGAAGAATACCTGAATATCCTTGATACATTACCACAAGAGAATATGTATCTGGATGATTCTGATCCCAACAAGTTTATTGCAAAAATGGGAGCAGAATGTCTAATTGACTTGCTACAACGTATTGATCTTGAGACTTTGTCTTATGACTTGCGTCACAAAGCAAACAATGAGACTTCTAAGCAACGTAAAATGGAGGCTTTGAAACGTCTTCAAGTTGTGCAGGCGCTTAAGGAATCTAATGAGAATCGTGAGAACAATCCTGAGTGGATGATCATGAAAGTCGTACCAGTTATTCCACCAGAATTGCGTCCATTAGTACCACTTGATGGTGGTCGTTTTGCAACGTCTGACTTAAATGACTTGTACCGTCGTGTAATCATACGTAACAACCGTTTGAAGCGTTTGATGGAAATCAAAGCTCCAGAGGTAATCTTGCGTAATGAAAAGCGTATGCTTCAAGAGGCTGTAGATTCATTGTTGGATAACACCAGAAAATCTAGTGCTGTTAAAACAGATTCTAACAGACCATTGAAATCGCTTTCTGATTCATTGAAAGGTAAGCAAGGACGTTTCCGTCAAAACTTACTTGGTAAGCGTGTTGATTATTCGGCTCGTTCGGTAATCGTCGTTGGACCAGAATTGAAGTTGTTTGAATGTGGTATACCTAAAGACATGGCTGCGGAGCTGTATAAGCCTTTCGTTATTAGAAAGCTTATCGAGCGCGGTATTGTTAAAACGGTAAAATCTGCAAAGAAAATTATAGATAAGAAGGAACCTGTAGTATGGGACATTCTGGAAAATGTTCTTAAAGGACACCCAGTAATGTTGAACCGTGCTCCTACGTTGCACAGACTAGGTATTCAGGCTTTCCAACCTAAATTGATTGAAGGTAAAGCAATCCAGTTACACCCATTAGTATGTACTGCATTTAATGCAGATTTTGATGGGGATCAAATGGCAGTTCACCTTCCATTGGGACCAGAAGCAATTCTAGAATGTCAGCTGTTGATGCTTGCGTCACACAACATTTTGAACCCTGCTAACGGTAGCCCGATCGCAGTACCATCTCAAGACATGGTATTGGGTCTTTATTATATGACCAAATTGAGAAGATCTGAAGGTGACCACATCGTTAAAGGTGAAGGTCTGACTTTTTACGGTCCAGAAGAATTGGTTATTGCATTTAACGAGAAGCGCGTTGACATTAATGCGCCAGTTAAATGTAGAATCAACTTGCTACAACCAGATGGTTCTTTCAAAGCAGAGATTATTGAAACGACTGCAGGTCGTGTCATCTTTAATGAGAAAGTACCTAATGAAGCCGGATATATTAATGAGGTTCTTACTAAAAAGGCACTTAGAGATATCATCGGTGATATTCTTAAGGTGACTGACGTTCCTAGAACTGCTGCTTTCCTTGATGAAATTAAAGATCTTGGTTATGGATTTGCATTCCGTGGTGGATTATCATTCTCCCTTGGAGATATTATGATCCCAGCAGAAAAGCAGTCTATGATTGACGCAGCTAATAAAAAAGTGGACACAATTCGTGGAAACTATGGTATGGGTCTTATTACTCAGAACGAACGTTATAACCAGGTAATTGACGTATGGACAGCTACTAACGCACAGTTGACAGAGCTTTCCATGAAAAACATTAGAGAGGATCAGCAAGGTTTCAACTCTGTGTACATGATGCTTGATTCTGGAGCACGTGGATCTAAAGAACAGATCCGCCAGCTTACAGGTATGCGTGGATTGATGGCTAAGCCTAAAAAATCCAACTCAGGTGGTGGTGAAATCATTGAGAATCCTATTCTTTCCAACTTTAAGGAAGGTCTATCTATTCTTGAATACTTTATCTCTACTCACGGTGCACGTAAAGGACTTGCAGATACGGCCTTGAAAACGGCAGATGCTGGTTACTTAACACGTCGTCTCCATGATGTTGCACAAGATGTAATCGTTAACACGGTAGATTGTGAAACTCTTAGAGGTATTGATGTAAGTGCATTAAAGAAGAATGAAGAGGTAATGGAACGTTTAGGTGCCAGAGTCGTAGGACGTACAGCACTTAATGATGTTATTGATCCAGCTTCTCAAGATGTTCTTGTTGCTGCTGGTGATTTGATCACAAATGATATTGCAGACCAGATCGATGCATCTGGATTAGAATCAGTGGAAGTTAGATCTCCATTGACGTGTGAAGCAGATAAAGGAGTTTGTGCTAAATGTTATGGTCGTAACCTAGCAACAAATAGAATGGTGATGCGTGGAGAAGCTGTTGGTGTAATTGCCGCACAGTCCATCGGTGAACCAGGAACACAGTTAACCCTACGTACATTCCACGTTGGTGGTGTTGCAGGTAACGTTTCTGAAGAAAACACGATTGTAGCTAAGAATGATGGTATCCTTGAAATTGAAGATATCAAAACAGTAAAAGGTGAGAGTAGCGACGGCAAACCAGTTGAAGTAGTAATTTCAAGAACTGCTGAGTCTAAATTGCTTCACCCTAAAACTGGAATACTTTTAAATTCCAATAATATTCCTTACGGTTCTGAACTTTATGCAAAAGTAGGTTCAGCGGTTAAGAAAGGTGATCTGATTGCTAAATGGGATGCATTTAACGGTGTAATTATTTCTGAATTTGCTGGAAAGATCAAGTTTGAAAATATCATTCAAGGAACAACATTCCAAGTAGAGACTGATGAGCAGACTGGATATGAAGAGAAAGTAATTTCTGATTCAAGAGATAAGAAGTTAATCCCAACGCTTCACATTGTTGACTCTAAAGGAGAAACACAGATAAGTTACAACTTACCTGTTGGAGCTCACCTGATGGTAAACGATGATGAGAAAATCAAAGTAGGTAAGGTTCTAGTGAAGATCCCTCGTAAATCTGCTAAAGCAGGTGATATTACAGGAGGTCTTCCACGAGTAACTGAGCTATTTGAAGCTCGTAACCCATCTAATCCTGCTGTAGTAAGTGAGATTGACGGTGTAGTTTCCTTTGGTAAAATCAAGCGTGGTAACCGTGAAATCATTGTGACTTCAAAAACGGACGAGGTTAAGAAATACCTGGTAAAACTATCTAATCAAATCCTAGTACAGGAAAACGATTATGTAAGAGCTGGTATGCCACTTTCTGATGGATCTATTACTCCTAAGGATATTCTTGCGATTAAAGGACCTAGTGCTGTTCAACAGTATTTAGTTAATGAAGTGCAAGAGGTATATAGATTACAAGGTGTGAAAATTAATGATAAACACTTCGAGGTAGTTGTAAGACAAATGCTTAGAAAAGTGAAGATCGTTGATCCAGGTGATGGAGTATTCTTAGAGAACCAATTGGTTCACAAAGAAGATTTCATCAAGGAAAATGACAACTTGTATGGAATGAAGGTTGTTGAGAATGCAGGAGATTCTGCTACGCTCAAAGAAGGTCAAGTAATTACTCCACGTCAATTGCGTGATGAGAATTCAATCCTCAAAAGAGAAGATAAAGTTCTTGTTGAGGCACGTGATGTAGAGCCAGCAACTGCAGAGCCAGTATTGCAAGGTATTACCCGAGCTTCCCTTCAAACTAAATCATTCATTAGTGCAGCTTCCTTCCAGGAAACGACTAAAGTATTGAACGAGGCTGCTGTAAGCGGTAAGGTAGATACTCTAGAAGGTCTTAAAGAGAATGTAATTGTTGGTCACAGAATTCCAGCAGGTACAGGAATGCGTAACTATGACGATATAATCGTAGGTTCTAAAGAAGAATTCGAGAAGCTGTTGCAACGTCGTGATGAACCACAGGTTAATTATAACTAA
- a CDS encoding DUF3467 domain-containing protein codes for MADKKENKINIEIDPEVAEGQYSNLAIINHSVSEFVVDFVNIMPGNPKSKVKSRIVLTPQHAKRLAQALADNVRKFESMHGDIKDYDKPPIPLNFGPTGQA; via the coding sequence ATGGCTGATAAGAAGGAAAATAAAATCAATATTGAAATAGATCCTGAAGTAGCTGAAGGGCAGTATAGCAATCTTGCTATAATCAACCATTCGGTGTCAGAATTTGTTGTTGATTTTGTGAATATCATGCCTGGAAATCCTAAATCAAAAGTGAAATCTAGGATTGTTTTGACGCCGCAACATGCAAAGCGTCTAGCCCAAGCTCTTGCAGATAATGTGAGAAAGTTTGAGTCCATGCACGGCGATATCAAAGATTATGATAAACCGCCCATTCCTTTAAATTTTGGACCTACAGGTCAAGCATAA